Proteins from a single region of Xenopus laevis strain J_2021 chromosome 9_10S, Xenopus_laevis_v10.1, whole genome shotgun sequence:
- the psmc5.S gene encoding 26S proteasome regulatory subunit 8 isoform X1: MAPPAEYKAAADGMEQMEMDESRGGTGLRQYYLSKIEDLQLVVNDKSQNLRRLQAQRNELNAKVRLLREELQLLQEQGSYVGEVVRAMDKKKVLVKVHPEGKFVVDVDKNIDINDVTPNCRVALRNDSYTLHKILPNKVDPLVSLMMVEKVPDSTYEMIGGLDKQIKEIKEVIELPVKHPELFEALGIAQPKGVLLYGPPGTGKTLLARAVAHHTDCTFIRVSGSELVQKFIGEGARMVRELFVMAREHAPSIIFMDEIDSIGSSRLEGGSGGDSEVQRTMLELLNQLDGFEATKNIKVIMATNRIDILDSALLRPGRIDRKIEFPPPNEEARLDILKIHSRKMNLTRGINLRKIAELMPGASGAEVKGVCTEAGMYALRERRVHVTQEDFEMAVAKVMQKDSEKNMSIKKLWK, encoded by the exons ATGGCTCCGCCGGCAGAATACAAAGCGGCTGCGGACGGGATGGAGCAG ATGGAGATGGACGAGTCCCGTGGAGGAACTGGTCTGCGTCAGTATTACTTATCCAAGATTGAAGACCTGCAG CTCGTTGTCAATGATAAGAGTCAGAATCTGAGGCGCCTGCAAGCGCAGAGGAATGAACTGAACGCTAAAG TGCGGCTACTGAGAGAGGAGCTGCAGCTGCTTCAAGAGCAGGGATCCTACGTAGGAGAAGTGGTCAGAGCTATGGACAAGAAGAAAGTGTTGGTCAAG GTTCACCCGGAGGGGAAGTTTGTTGTGGATGTTGATAAGAATATTGACATCAATGAT GTTACACCAAACTGTCGAGTTGCTTTgcgcaatgacagttacacactACATAAAATTCTGCCCAACAAGGTGGACCCCTTAGTGTCTCTGATGATGGTGGAGAAAGTCCCAGACTCCACGTATGAGATGATCGGTGGCTTGGATAAACAAATCAAGGAGATCAAGGAGGTCATTGAACTGCCCGTGAAACACCCAGAGCTCTTTGAAGCATTGGGTATAGCACAGCCCAAG GGTGTGTTGCTGTATGGACCTCCAGGTACTGGAAAGACACTTCTGGCTCGTGCTGTGGCCCATCACACAGACTGCACATTTATACGAGTGTCTGGCTCCGAACTGGTGCAGAAGTTCATCGGAGAGG GTGCTCGTATGGTGCGTGAACTCTTTGTTATGGCTCGGGAACATGCTCCCTCCATTATCTTTATGGACGAAATCGATTCGATTGGGTCGTCGCGGCTCGAGGGGGGCTCGGGAGGAGACAGCGAGGTCCAGCGCACAATGCTTGAGCTGCTTAATCAACTGGACGGATTTGAGGCAACAAAGAACATAAAG GTAATCATGGCAACTAACAGAATTGATATATTGGACTCTGCTCTGCTGCGCCCAGGTCGCATTGACAGGAAGATTGAGTTCCCACCTCCTAATGAAGAG GCCCGTCTGGACATTTTGAAGATTCACTCAAGAAAAATGAACTTGACGCGTGGGATCAACCTGCGCAAAATAGCAGAACTGATGCCCGGGGCATCAGGGGCTGAAGTGAAG GGGGTGTGCACAGAGGCGGGAATGTATGCTCTCCGTGAGAGGCGGGTTCACGTCACACAAGAGGACTTTGAAATGGCTGTAGCAAAG GTGATGCAGAAGGACAGTGAGAAGAACATGTCCATTAAGAAGCTGTggaagtga
- the psmc5.S gene encoding 26S proteasome regulatory subunit 8 (The RefSeq protein has 4 substitutions, 2 frameshifts, 2 non-frameshifting indels compared to this genomic sequence) has product MEQMEMDESRGGTGLRQYYLSKIEDLQLVVNDKSQNLRRLQAQRNELNAKVRLLREELQLLQEQGSYVGEVVRAMDKKKVLVKVHPEGKFVVDVDKNIDINDVTPNCRVALRNDSYTLHKILPNKVDPLVSLMMVEKVPDSTYEMIGGLDKQIKEIKEVIELPVKHPEHFEALGIAQPKGVLLYGPPGTGKTLLARAVAHHTDCTFIRVSGSELVQKFIGEGARMVRELFVMAREHAPSIIFMDEIDSIGSRLEGGSGGDSEVQRTMLELLNQLDGFEATKNIKVIMATNRIDILDSALLRPGRIDRKIEFPPPNEEARLDILKIHSRKMNLTRGINLRKIAELMPGASGAEVKGVCTEAGMYALRERRVHVTQEDFEMAVAKVMQKDSEKNMSIKKLWKCFFLVPILCSTVCFQLKPSDVYYMGAWLIKPTRFNRRIITNSYHLQIFKPTIVLANGECHN; this is encoded by the exons ATGGAGCAG ATGGAGATGGACGAGTCCCGTGGAGGAACTGGTCTGCGTCAGTATTACTTATCCAAGATTGAAGACCTGCAG CTCGTTGTCAATGATAAGAGTCAGAATCTGAGGCGCCTGCAAGCGCAGAGGAATGAACTGAACGCTAAAG TGCGGCTACTGAGAGAGGAGCTGCAGCTGCTTCAAGAGCAGGGATCCTACGTAGGAGAAGTGGTCAGAGCTATGGACAAGAAGAAAGTGTTGGTCAAG GTTCACCCGGAGGGGAAGTTTGTTGTGGATGTTGATAAGAATATTGACATCAATGAT GTTACACCAAACTGTCGAGTTGCTTTgcgcaatgacagttacacactACATAAAATTCTGCCCAACAAGGTGGACCCCTTAGTGTCTCTGATGATGGTGGAGAAAGTCCCAGACTCCACGTATGAGATGATCGGTGGCTTGGATAAACAAATCAAGGAGATCAAGGAGGTCATTGAACTGCCCGTGAAACACCCAGAGCTCTTTGAAGCATTGGGTATAGCACAGCCCAAG GGTGTGTTGCTGTATGGACCTCCAGGTACTGGAAAGACACTTCTGGCTCGTGCTGTGGCCCATCACACAGACTGCACATTTATACGAGTGTCTGGCTCCGAACTGGTGCAGAAGTTCATCGGAGAGG GTGCTCGTATGGTGCGTGAACTCTTTGTTATGGCTCGGGAACATGCTCCCTCCATTATCTTTATGGACGAAATCGATTCGATTGGGTCGTCGCGGCTCGAGGGGGGCTCGGGAGGAGACAGCGAGGTCCAGCGCACAATGCTTGAGCTGCTTAATCAACTGGACGGATTTGAGGCAACAAAGAACATAAAG GTAATCATGGCAACTAACAGAATTGATATATTGGACTCTGCTCTGCTGCGCCCAGGTCGCATTGACAGGAAGATTGAGTTCCCACCTCCTAATGAAGAG GCCCGTCTGGACATTTTGAAGATTCACTCAAGAAAAATGAACTTGACGCGTGGGATCAACCTGCGCAAAATAGCAGAACTGATGCCCGGGGCATCAGGGGCTGAAGTGAAG GGGGTGTGCACAGAGGCGGGAATGTATGCTCTCCGTGAGAGGCGGGTTCACGTCACACAAGAGGACTTTGAAATGGCTGTAGCAAAG GTGATGCAGAAGGACAGTGAGAAGAACATGTCCATTAAGAAGCTGTggaagtgattttttttggttCCCATCCTGTGTTCTACAGTTTGCTTCCAGCTGAAGATGTCAGTCTATTATATGGGAGCATGGCTCATTAAACCCACAAGATTCAACAGAAGAATCATCACCAACTCCTATCATCTACAGATCTTCAAGCCCACGGCTTTCC TAGTTTTGGCTAACG AATgccacaactag